From Syntrophobacterales bacterium, a single genomic window includes:
- a CDS encoding type II toxin-antitoxin system RelB/DinJ family antitoxin gives MAINSVVRARIDERIKEEAEAVLAAIGLTVSDAFRMMMIRIAKEKCLPFEPLVPNDDTVEAMKATRRGEFITAGVPDRLLEKLK, from the coding sequence ATGGCTATAAACTCGGTGGTCCGTGCGCGTATCGACGAGCGCATTAAAGAGGAAGCTGAGGCCGTGCTTGCTGCAATCGGGCTTACCGTTTCTGACGCTTTCCGTATGATGATGATCCGCATTGCAAAGGAAAAATGTTTGCCTTTCGAACCTCTCGTTCCCAATGATGACACCGTCGAAGCCATGAAGGCTACCCGTCGAGGCGAGTTCATTACAGCGGGCGTTCCTGATCGCCTGCTTGAAAAGCTTAAGTAA
- a CDS encoding amidohydrolase family protein — protein sequence MEIVDAHTHIFPPEIIARRASIAAADEGFGKIYANPGAAMADHTSLLKYMEKEGVAVSVVCGFPFADKGLITLMNDYILDTARTYQNIIPLTAVNVRRKDGAAKEAERCLNLGAKGIGEVAVYEGGLGRDELKRLDEVARITEAKGGVLMLHINEQVGHHYDGKMPIDFVEVSKFIGNHRDLNIILAHMGGGLCFYEFMPEIRRAFSGVFYDMAAIPYIYSHEIYRFIDAFLPDKTLFGSDYPLLSLKRYEAGLDAMDREAKGSVLKRNAWRVFGHD from the coding sequence ATGGAAATTGTCGACGCCCACACCCATATTTTCCCGCCTGAGATTATAGCAAGGCGTGCTTCAATCGCGGCGGCGGATGAAGGATTCGGGAAAATATATGCAAACCCCGGGGCGGCCATGGCGGACCATACGTCACTCCTCAAGTACATGGAAAAAGAAGGGGTGGCCGTCTCCGTCGTGTGCGGCTTTCCTTTTGCGGACAAGGGGTTGATCACCCTTATGAACGACTACATTCTTGATACGGCCCGGACGTATCAAAATATAATACCTCTTACCGCCGTCAATGTGAGGCGGAAGGATGGGGCCGCAAAGGAAGCCGAAAGGTGCCTGAATTTGGGCGCAAAGGGCATCGGAGAAGTGGCGGTCTACGAGGGAGGCTTAGGTCGGGATGAGCTAAAGAGACTCGACGAGGTAGCCCGGATCACGGAGGCGAAGGGCGGGGTGCTGATGCTCCACATCAATGAACAGGTGGGCCATCATTACGACGGAAAAATGCCCATTGATTTCGTCGAGGTGTCGAAGTTCATTGGCAACCACAGGGATCTGAATATAATACTTGCCCACATGGGGGGCGGACTCTGTTTCTATGAGTTCATGCCGGAGATACGGAGGGCGTTTTCCGGCGTATTCTACGATATGGCGGCAATACCCTACATCTATTCTCACGAGATCTACAGGTTTATAGATGCTTTCCTTCCCGATAAAACCCTATTCGGTTCTGACTACCCCCTCCTTTCTTTAAAGAGATACGAGGCGGGCTTGGACGCCATGGACAGGGAGGCTAAGGGTAGCGTCCTCAAAAGAAATGCATGGCGGGTCTTTGGGCATGACTGA
- a CDS encoding DUF1778 domain-containing protein — translation MNLRVKPEMKARLILVAAPCHTDLTEFVTRTALCEAEEYLSCRKETVSLSLICLRTRRRPMPNCALLLHDTENC, via the coding sequence ATGAACCTTCGGGTTAAGCCGGAGATGAAAGCGCGCCTTATCCTGGTAGCCGCGCCATGCCACACAGACCTGACAGAATTCGTGACGCGGACCGCGCTATGTGAGGCGGAAGAGTATTTAAGTTGTCGGAAAGAGACGGTCTCCTTGTCCTTGATCTGCCTGAGAACCCGCCGCCGGCCAATGCCAAACTGCGCGCTGCTATTGCACGATACCGAAAATTGTTAA
- a CDS encoding methyltransferase domain-containing protein encodes MTDWDACYRMGGYDKGDDPHALLVRLQSLIPEGPVIDIAAGSGSDALFLAEKGRFVCGLERSRAALMIARSKSIAIGREIGLVAGDATVIPFKVNCAAAVTVFYFLDRKIMGQIADLLRKGGILIYETFLKRQNMIDRWRNPEHLLDDGELLYWFGALELLFYQEIMTDKAGKKRIIAQYAGRKM; translated from the coding sequence ATGACTGATTGGGACGCCTGCTACAGGATGGGCGGTTATGATAAGGGGGACGATCCCCATGCGCTGCTTGTACGCCTGCAATCGCTCATACCGGAAGGACCCGTTATTGATATTGCAGCCGGGAGCGGGAGCGACGCTCTCTTTCTTGCGGAGAAAGGCCGCTTCGTGTGCGGCCTTGAGAGATCGCGTGCGGCCCTCATGATCGCCCGGTCAAAAAGCATTGCCATAGGTCGTGAGATCGGCCTTGTCGCAGGAGACGCGACGGTCATCCCGTTTAAGGTAAATTGCGCTGCAGCCGTCACGGTCTTCTATTTCCTCGACAGGAAGATCATGGGCCAAATCGCGGATCTTCTCAGGAAAGGCGGTATATTGATATATGAGACGTTCCTGAAGAGGCAGAACATGATTGACCGCTGGCGCAATCCTGAACACCTTCTGGACGATGGGGAATTGTTATACTGGTTCGGCGCCCTTGAGCTCCTCTTTTACCAGGAGATCATGACTGACAAGGCGGGGAAGAAAAGAATAATTGCGCAGTATGCGGGGAGGAAGATGTGA
- a CDS encoding restriction endonuclease subunit S — translation MPNLDRLISELCPNGVVHKPLSELAQYSTTRISAQMVSADNYVGVDNLLPDKGGKDLSGYVPESGMLTGYEQGDVLIGNIRPYLKKIWLSDHVGGTNGDVLVVHITEEDILADYLYYVLSSDRFFAYATQHSKGGKMPRGSKDANMRYLIPIPPLPVQREIVRILDNFTELTAELTAELTARKKQYDFYRNRLLTHNFGPTWPEVIMQKLGDISRITSGRNIDKQQTGDFPVYGSTGIIGYTDSPVYNGEKILVARVGANCGFVHKAVGNYDVSDNTLIVDVEQGVNLQYVYFYLINFEINRFAKGGGQPLITAGQIKDFIIPFPSTIIQECIVTILNRFHSLTTDITSGLPAEIVARQKQYEYYRDKLLTFKEAV, via the coding sequence ATGCCGAATCTTGACCGCCTGATCTCTGAACTCTGTCCTAACGGAGTTGTGCATAAGCCGTTGAGCGAACTGGCACAATACTCAACTACAAGGATTTCTGCTCAAATGGTGAGCGCGGATAATTATGTCGGTGTTGATAATCTCTTACCCGATAAGGGCGGCAAGGATTTATCGGGTTATGTACCCGAATCGGGTATGCTGACTGGATATGAGCAAGGCGATGTGTTAATTGGAAATATCAGACCGTATCTGAAAAAGATATGGCTTTCTGACCATGTAGGCGGCACAAACGGCGATGTGCTTGTAGTACACATTACTGAAGAGGACATTTTAGCTGATTATCTATATTATGTGCTTTCATCTGACCGCTTTTTCGCCTATGCCACACAACACTCAAAAGGCGGAAAAATGCCGCGAGGAAGTAAGGACGCAAATATGCGCTATCTTATCCCCATTCCTCCGCTACCCGTACAACGTGAAATTGTCCGTATTCTGGACAATTTCACGGAGCTTACAGCGGAGCTTACAGCGGAGCTTACAGCGAGAAAAAAGCAATATGACTTTTACAGAAACCGACTCTTGACACATAACTTCGGGCCAACTTGGCCCGAAGTTATAATGCAAAAGCTGGGTGATATATCTAGGATTACATCCGGTAGAAACATTGATAAACAGCAAACAGGCGATTTCCCCGTGTATGGTTCTACCGGGATAATTGGATATACTGATAGTCCCGTTTACAATGGAGAAAAAATACTTGTAGCAAGAGTTGGAGCCAACTGCGGATTCGTTCACAAAGCAGTCGGTAATTATGATGTGTCAGATAATACTTTGATAGTCGATGTAGAGCAAGGTGTGAATTTGCAATATGTTTATTTCTACTTGATAAATTTTGAGATAAACAGATTCGCCAAAGGCGGTGGACAACCACTTATTACAGCGGGGCAAATAAAGGATTTTATCATTCCGTTTCCCTCGACGATTATACAGGAGTGTATTGTAACAATCCTTAATCGTTTTCACTCGTTGACTACCGACATCACAAGCGGCCTCCCCGCCGAAATCGTAGCGCGGCAAAAGCAATATGAATACTACCGCGATAAACTGCTGACCTTTAAGGAGGCTGTGTAA
- a CDS encoding type I restriction-modification system subunit M — translation MIDNRKEQERAELHRTIWNIANDLRGSVDGWDFKQYVLGMLFYRYISENLSSYINEGEHEAGDMTFDYAALADADAEQARDDLVKTKGFFILPSELFENVRKRAATDGNLNETLESVFKDIESSAHGTDSEGNFKGLFDDIDVNSNKLGGTVLKRNERLVKLMNGVADMKLGDYKDNTIDAFGDAYEFLMGMYAGNAGKSGGEYYTPQEVSELLTRIALVGKTEVNKVYDPACGSGSLLLKFAKILGKDNVRRGFYGQEINITTYNLCRINMFLHDVGFDKFDIGHGDTLTEPLHWDDEPFEAIVSNPPYSIKWAGADNPTLINDARFSPAGVLAPKSKADLAFIMHSLSWLATSGTAAIVCFPGVFYRGGAEQKIRKYLIDNNFIDCVIQLPDNLFYGTTIATCIMVLKKSKSANSTLFIDASREFIKVTNSNKLTREHIDNLVAVYASRDSKVHFSRLVPNSEIAEKNYSLSISTYVEQEDTREVVDIRELNAEIEEIVSRGDVLRREINAIIAEIEGGQ, via the coding sequence ATGATTGATAACCGAAAAGAACAGGAACGGGCGGAACTGCACCGCACGATATGGAATATTGCCAACGACTTGCGCGGGAGCGTAGACGGTTGGGACTTCAAGCAATATGTCCTCGGTATGCTTTTCTACCGCTATATATCGGAAAACCTTTCCTCTTATATCAATGAGGGCGAACACGAGGCCGGAGATATGACTTTCGATTATGCCGCGCTTGCTGATGCTGACGCAGAACAGGCCCGTGACGACCTTGTTAAGACAAAGGGTTTTTTTATCCTGCCAAGCGAACTTTTTGAGAACGTGCGGAAACGCGCTGCCACAGACGGGAACCTGAACGAGACGCTTGAAAGCGTCTTTAAGGATATAGAATCTTCAGCGCATGGAACGGACAGCGAAGGAAATTTTAAGGGGCTGTTTGATGATATTGACGTAAACAGTAACAAGCTCGGCGGGACCGTTCTAAAGCGTAACGAGCGGCTTGTTAAGCTGATGAATGGTGTTGCTGATATGAAGCTCGGTGATTACAAGGACAACACCATTGACGCTTTCGGCGACGCATACGAATTTTTAATGGGTATGTACGCCGGAAATGCAGGTAAAAGCGGAGGCGAATACTACACGCCGCAGGAGGTTTCCGAACTGCTGACCCGTATCGCCCTTGTGGGAAAAACCGAAGTAAACAAGGTGTATGACCCCGCTTGCGGAAGCGGCTCACTCCTTTTGAAATTCGCTAAAATATTGGGTAAGGACAATGTCCGGCGAGGGTTTTACGGGCAGGAAATCAACATAACGACTTATAACCTGTGTCGTATCAACATGTTCCTGCATGATGTGGGTTTTGATAAATTCGATATAGGGCACGGCGATACGCTTACCGAACCGCTTCACTGGGACGACGAACCGTTTGAGGCAATTGTTTCCAATCCTCCGTATTCCATCAAATGGGCGGGCGCCGATAACCCCACATTGATTAACGATGCGCGCTTTTCACCGGCCGGGGTGCTTGCGCCTAAGAGCAAGGCTGACCTTGCCTTTATCATGCATTCGCTGTCATGGCTTGCCACAAGCGGCACGGCGGCGATCGTTTGTTTTCCCGGCGTCTTTTATCGCGGCGGAGCGGAACAGAAAATTCGTAAGTATTTGATAGACAATAACTTTATCGACTGCGTGATTCAGTTGCCGGACAATCTTTTTTATGGCACGACCATTGCCACTTGCATTATGGTTTTAAAAAAATCGAAAAGTGCCAACAGCACCCTTTTTATAGACGCAAGTCGTGAGTTTATCAAAGTAACGAACAGCAATAAACTTACACGGGAGCATATTGATAATTTGGTTGCCGTATACGCAAGCCGTGATTCAAAAGTGCATTTTTCACGACTTGTACCGAACAGCGAAATCGCCGAGAAAAATTATAGCTTGTCGATTAGCACATACGTCGAGCAGGAGGACACACGAGAAGTCGTTGACATCCGAGAACTAAATGCTGAAATCGAGGAAATAGTATCTCGCGGCGATGTTCTGCGTCGTGAAATTAACGCGATTATTGCAGAGATTGAGGGTGGACAATAA
- a CDS encoding threonylcarbamoyl-AMP synthase, whose translation MIVEWDPERPRKKTTELIRETLLLGGIVAYPTDTYYGIGCDLFNIKAIRKLYAIKRLDSRRALSIICRDLKEISAYAVMSDFAFETVKTYLPGPYTFVLKAKKIMPKLMMTERKEVGIRIPDHPVPLALDGLIERPIINTSARIGGDDIFSDPRQIEKVFQRNVSIIIDGGIIPGEPSTVIRIADHEIEVLREGKGRLTTP comes from the coding sequence GTGATTGTTGAGTGGGACCCGGAGAGGCCCAGGAAAAAGACGACGGAGCTTATCAGGGAGACCCTTCTTCTTGGCGGTATTGTTGCGTACCCCACTGATACCTATTACGGGATCGGGTGCGATCTTTTCAACATCAAGGCAATACGGAAACTCTATGCCATCAAGCGGCTGGACAGCCGGAGGGCGCTCAGTATCATCTGTCGGGATCTCAAAGAGATAAGCGCTTACGCCGTGATGAGCGATTTTGCCTTTGAAACGGTTAAAACGTACCTGCCAGGGCCATATACCTTCGTGCTCAAGGCTAAAAAGATCATGCCTAAACTCATGATGACTGAGAGAAAAGAAGTGGGCATAAGGATCCCCGACCACCCGGTGCCGCTCGCCCTGGACGGACTGATAGAGAGGCCCATCATAAACACCAGCGCGAGGATTGGGGGAGACGATATTTTTTCCGACCCGAGACAGATCGAGAAGGTCTTTCAGAGGAATGTGAGCATCATTATCGACGGCGGCATCATACCCGGAGAGCCATCTACGGTCATAAGGATTGCAGACCATGAGATTGAGGTTTTACGGGAAGGCAAAGGCCGGCTGACAACCCCTTAA
- a CDS encoding GIY-YIG nuclease family protein — MSDNQGYVYILTNPSFVDDWVKIGKSSRPVNVRSKELDNTAVPLPFSICATLKTAKYNAAERFIHKMIDMVAPDIRIRKGREFFNITPRKAYDILVLCSEQYDDAEVEIFDEDLLDEINVQNNGKSQPHLERSARLTFEMLGIPVGEKLAFYSDSSITAKVVDKGSTVRVDDLELSLSAAARYINEKLGTANQSGAYQGGLWFKYKGETLTDMRKRLGR, encoded by the coding sequence ATGAGCGATAATCAAGGATATGTTTATATTTTGACCAACCCAAGTTTTGTGGACGATTGGGTGAAAATTGGAAAAAGCTCACGACCCGTTAACGTCCGCAGTAAGGAGCTTGACAATACGGCTGTCCCACTTCCATTCAGTATATGCGCTACGCTTAAAACAGCAAAATACAATGCGGCAGAGCGTTTTATTCATAAGATGATTGACATGGTAGCGCCTGATATAAGGATTAGAAAAGGTCGGGAGTTCTTCAATATTACTCCGCGAAAAGCGTATGACATACTTGTGCTGTGTTCGGAACAATACGATGACGCAGAAGTAGAAATATTTGACGAAGATTTGCTGGATGAAATAAATGTGCAGAATAACGGTAAATCTCAACCCCACTTAGAGCGTTCAGCGAGGCTTACTTTTGAAATGCTTGGAATACCTGTCGGAGAAAAACTCGCGTTTTACTCTGATAGTAGCATTACCGCTAAAGTGGTTGATAAGGGCAGTACAGTAAGAGTCGATGACCTTGAATTGTCCTTATCTGCGGCTGCCAGATATATCAACGAAAAGTTGGGAACCGCTAATCAGAGCGGCGCATATCAGGGCGGTCTATGGTTCAAATACAAGGGGGAAACACTGACTGATATGAGAAAACGGTTAGGGCGGTAA
- a CDS encoding zinc ribbon domain-containing protein produces MPIYEYRCEACGRVSSFLLLRVSEEIVPFCKTCGSKDMKKLISRVAVLKSEERRMESLLDPSKFSDLDENDPVSIERAARRMERELGDELGQGFGESVEDAMQEEGADYGAWDGED; encoded by the coding sequence ATGCCCATATATGAGTACCGGTGCGAAGCCTGCGGACGGGTCTCCTCCTTTTTGCTTCTGCGCGTTTCGGAAGAAATAGTTCCTTTCTGCAAGACGTGCGGCAGCAAGGACATGAAGAAGTTAATCTCCAGGGTCGCGGTATTGAAAAGCGAGGAACGGCGTATGGAGAGCCTCCTTGATCCCTCAAAGTTTTCCGATTTGGATGAGAACGACCCGGTTAGCATAGAGCGCGCCGCGAGACGGATGGAGCGCGAACTGGGGGACGAACTCGGCCAAGGGTTTGGGGAATCCGTGGAAGATGCGATGCAGGAAGAGGGCGCAGATTATGGGGCATGGGACGGGGAGGATTAG
- a CDS encoding type I restriction endonuclease subunit R encodes MNTYNIVVSTDESTVVAEYFPPYRTAAEYQSEADLECEFIQLLSGQGYEFIAIHSEAALINNLRRQLEILNRIVFSDSEWTQFFDRCIANANEGIVEKTRRIQDDHIQILRRDDGSTKNVYLLDKKNIHNNRLQVINQYKESGGTHETRYDVSILVNGLPLVHIELKRRGVAIREAFNQIKRYQRDSFWAASGLYEYIQIFVISNGTNTKYYSNTTRNAHIKESSEGGSRKSKKTSNSFKFTSYWADATNRAIGDLTDFTKTFFAKHTILNILTRYCVFTSEDLLLVMRPYQIAATELILKRIAIATNYKQYGTDKDGGYIWHTTGSGKTLTSFKTAQLATALPTIEKVLFVVDRKDLDYQTMKEYDRFKRGAANSNISTAVLKGQLENPNARIIITTIQKLGVFIGRNKKHPVFDQHVVLIFDECHRSQFGEMHQAIIKAFRRYHIFGFTGTPIFADNAGHGGSTFLHTTGQTFGEKLHTYTIVDAIKDENVLPFRIDYANTVKMASDVQDAQVRAIDSGKVMSDPKRVQEIVKYTLDHFDQKTMRSAFYTLNKQRVAGFNSIFAVASIPMAMKYYDEFKRQLAERGSALRIATIFSFSANEDDPEDALPDEGFENDKLDKTSRDFLDSAIADYNAMFNANYDTSADKFPNYYKDLSLRVKNREVDLLIVVNMFLTGFDATTLNTLWVDKNLKQHGLIQAFSRTNRILNSVKAFGNIICFRDLKKATDEAIALFGDKEAGGIVLLKAYGDYYNGYEENGKRQAGYTELMEMLVATYPLGIAIIGEMAQKDFIRLLGTILRLKNILTAFDEFAGNEILSERDFQDYRSIYLDLYQSFTKSKDADKENINDDIEFEIELIKQIEINIDYILMLVAKYHESNCTDKSILVAINKAVSSSLELRSKKKLIEGFIARVNTSTKVDDDWQRFVHEQKETDLSALIESEKLKPEETHRFIDNAFRDGAMKTTGTDVDKILPPVSRFGGGAGNRAEKKQGIIDKLMEFFEKYLGLV; translated from the coding sequence ATGAATACCTATAATATCGTTGTGAGCACCGACGAAAGTACCGTTGTTGCGGAATACTTCCCGCCTTACAGAACAGCGGCTGAATATCAGAGCGAAGCCGACTTGGAATGTGAGTTTATACAACTGCTCTCCGGTCAGGGTTATGAGTTTATTGCCATACATAGCGAAGCCGCGCTGATTAACAACCTGCGGCGGCAGCTTGAAATACTTAACAGGATTGTGTTTTCTGATTCAGAATGGACACAATTTTTTGACAGGTGCATTGCAAATGCCAACGAGGGCATTGTTGAGAAAACCCGCAGGATACAGGACGACCACATTCAGATTTTGAGGCGTGACGACGGAAGCACAAAAAACGTGTATCTGCTTGATAAAAAGAATATCCACAATAACCGCTTGCAGGTGATAAACCAATACAAAGAATCCGGCGGGACGCATGAAACACGCTATGATGTTTCTATCCTTGTCAACGGCCTGCCTCTCGTTCACATCGAATTGAAGCGGCGTGGCGTGGCGATCCGCGAAGCGTTCAATCAAATAAAACGTTATCAGCGCGACAGTTTTTGGGCGGCAAGCGGTCTTTATGAGTATATTCAGATTTTCGTTATTTCCAACGGCACGAACACGAAATATTATTCCAACACCACTCGCAACGCCCATATAAAAGAATCAAGCGAGGGCGGGAGCCGGAAAAGCAAGAAAACCAGCAACAGCTTTAAATTCACAAGCTATTGGGCGGACGCGACCAATAGAGCCATTGGCGATCTGACCGATTTCACCAAGACCTTTTTTGCCAAACATACAATTTTGAATATCCTCACCCGCTATTGCGTGTTCACCTCTGAAGATCTGCTGCTCGTCATGCGCCCGTATCAAATCGCGGCGACCGAACTGATTTTGAAGCGCATCGCAATTGCAACGAATTACAAACAATACGGTACGGATAAAGACGGCGGGTATATCTGGCATACTACCGGCTCCGGCAAAACGCTTACCAGTTTCAAAACGGCGCAGCTTGCCACCGCGTTACCGACCATCGAGAAGGTTCTGTTTGTAGTCGACCGCAAAGACTTGGACTATCAGACCATGAAAGAATACGATCGCTTTAAAAGGGGCGCGGCAAACTCCAATATATCCACGGCTGTGCTGAAAGGTCAGTTGGAAAATCCGAATGCGCGAATCATCATTACCACGATTCAGAAGCTGGGGGTATTCATCGGCAGAAACAAAAAGCATCCGGTATTCGATCAGCATGTTGTTTTGATTTTTGACGAGTGTCATCGCTCCCAGTTCGGAGAAATGCATCAGGCGATCATAAAAGCGTTCAGGCGCTATCATATATTCGGTTTCACGGGAACGCCCATCTTTGCAGACAATGCCGGGCATGGCGGCAGTACGTTCCTGCACACCACAGGGCAGACGTTCGGCGAAAAGCTGCACACCTATACAATTGTGGACGCCATTAAAGATGAAAATGTGCTGCCGTTTCGCATCGACTATGCGAATACGGTAAAAATGGCGAGCGATGTGCAGGACGCGCAAGTTCGTGCCATCGACTCGGGAAAAGTCATGTCCGATCCTAAGCGGGTACAAGAAATTGTCAAATATACCCTCGACCACTTCGACCAAAAGACAATGCGCAGCGCGTTCTATACTCTCAATAAGCAGCGTGTAGCGGGTTTCAATTCCATCTTCGCTGTAGCGTCCATCCCGATGGCAATGAAGTATTACGATGAATTCAAGCGGCAACTGGCTGAGCGCGGCTCTGCTTTGCGTATCGCTACCATATTCAGTTTCAGCGCCAACGAGGATGACCCGGAAGACGCGCTCCCCGATGAGGGCTTTGAGAACGATAAGTTAGACAAGACCTCCCGCGATTTCCTCGACAGCGCGATAGCCGACTACAACGCCATGTTTAACGCAAATTACGACACGTCGGCGGACAAGTTCCCGAACTATTATAAAGACCTTTCCCTGAGAGTGAAAAACCGCGAGGTTGATTTACTGATTGTGGTCAATATGTTCCTGACAGGTTTTGACGCCACCACCCTCAACACTTTGTGGGTTGATAAAAACCTGAAACAGCACGGATTGATTCAGGCATTTTCGCGCACCAACCGGATACTCAACAGCGTGAAGGCTTTTGGAAACATCATCTGTTTCCGTGACTTAAAAAAAGCGACCGATGAGGCAATCGCCTTGTTTGGAGACAAGGAGGCGGGCGGCATTGTCCTGCTCAAAGCCTATGGTGATTATTACAACGGATACGAAGAAAACGGAAAGCGCCAAGCCGGATATACAGAGCTTATGGAGATGCTTGTTGCGACATATCCCCTGGGCATCGCTATTATTGGGGAGATGGCGCAAAAGGACTTTATCCGTCTGCTTGGTACAATCCTGCGGCTGAAAAATATCCTGACCGCTTTTGATGAGTTCGCAGGAAACGAAATCTTGTCCGAACGGGATTTTCAAGATTACCGGAGTATATATCTCGATTTATATCAATCGTTTACCAAGAGCAAAGACGCCGATAAAGAAAATATCAACGACGATATCGAATTCGAGATAGAACTTATAAAACAGATCGAGATCAACATTGACTATATCCTCATGCTGGTAGCGAAGTATCATGAGTCCAATTGTACGGATAAGAGTATCCTGGTGGCAATTAATAAAGCTGTCAGTTCCAGCCTTGAACTGCGGAGCAAGAAAAAACTCATTGAGGGCTTTATCGCACGAGTCAACACTTCTACCAAGGTGGACGATGACTGGCAGCGGTTTGTACACGAGCAAAAGGAAACCGATCTGTCTGCTCTGATTGAATCTGAGAAGCTAAAGCCCGAGGAAACACACCGGTTTATAGATAATGCTTTCCGTGACGGAGCAATGAAAACTACAGGCACGGATGTGGATAAAATTCTACCACCCGTTTCCCGTTTTGGTGGTGGCGCCGGAAACCGCGCCGAGAAGAAGCAGGGCATTATTGATAAACTGATGGAGTTTTTTGAGAAGTATTTGGGGTTAGTGTGA
- a CDS encoding HAD family phosphatase gives MAVKIAFLDCDGTLTRVRSSWEYLHRRLNLWNNNAEEYQKLFISGKIDYHEFCRRDALLWKGLPVSKVKEVVDEIPYHEGSGEAVEALGKMGIHTVMISTGLSILVEKVRHDLGIHMAISNDLLAENGILTGGIRINVDYEKKGSLVEKILEEMGLSREEACAVGDGEGDTDMFKAVALPIGFHPTEHVLPHLAHASYADSLMGVVELVKQHI, from the coding sequence ATGGCAGTGAAAATCGCGTTCCTCGACTGCGACGGCACACTGACGAGGGTAAGAAGCAGTTGGGAATATCTCCACCGAAGGCTCAATCTCTGGAACAACAATGCAGAAGAGTATCAGAAGCTTTTCATAAGCGGCAAGATTGATTACCATGAATTCTGCCGGAGGGATGCCCTTCTCTGGAAAGGGCTTCCGGTATCCAAAGTAAAAGAGGTGGTGGACGAGATCCCCTACCATGAGGGCTCAGGAGAGGCGGTGGAGGCGCTCGGGAAAATGGGCATTCATACCGTAATGATCTCTACGGGTCTTTCCATTCTTGTGGAAAAAGTAAGGCATGACCTTGGAATCCATATGGCGATTTCGAACGACCTCCTTGCCGAAAATGGGATCCTGACGGGTGGTATCAGAATAAATGTGGATTATGAGAAGAAAGGGAGTCTCGTGGAGAAAATTCTTGAGGAAATGGGGCTATCACGGGAAGAGGCCTGTGCAGTGGGAGACGGCGAAGGAGATACGGACATGTTCAAGGCGGTCGCGCTGCCTATCGGGTTCCACCCCACCGAACATGTCCTCCCTCATCTTGCACACGCCTCATACGCCGATTCATTAATGGGCGTGGTGGAACTGGTAAAACAACACATATAA